DNA sequence from the Rhodothermales bacterium genome:
CGATCATCGCGTCGTTCGTCTACCACACCGCGCAGCGGGACGAGAAGCTGCCCCGCAAGCCCATGCCGGCGCCGCCCGGGCCGTGATTGCTGGTGGGGGTTTGGGAGTATGGGGGTTTGGGTGTAGCAGGCGCTGCCACACCCCCGCACTCCCAAACTCCCGAACCCCAGCCTCCCCCTCTCAAAAACCCGCGTACTCCTGCTTCAGGATGCCGTACAGCTCCGCGTCCTCGAACCGGTTGAAGCGGAGGTAATGCTGTCGCTGGCAGCCCTCGTGCCGCATGCCGATCTTGACCAGGATTTTTCCCGATGCGGGATTGCTGCTGAAGTGCGCGGCGTAGATCCGGTTTAGCCCCAGGTCGTTGAAGCCGTACCGCACCGCCGCATGCGCGGCTTCGGTGGCGTAGCCCATCCCCCAGTACGTTACGCCGAGCCAGTAGCCGAGCTGGGCGTGGTGATAGGCCGGCTCGATCATCAATCCGATCGAACCCATCAGGTGCGACGTTTCGCGGTGGACGATGGCGAAGTTGGTCAGTTTGCCGGCGAGGTAGTCTTCCTCCTGGTGCCGGATCCACGCCTCGGCATGGCTGGCTTTGTAGGGATAGGGGAGGAAAGTCCCGCGAGCGACCGCTTCGCTGCCGGCGAGCCGCTCCACGTCGGCGGCGTCGTCGCGTGTAAAGCCGCGAAGCAGCAGCCGGTCGGTTTCCAGGACGGGGTGCGTCCGCATGGCTGGCGATGGAGGGTGGCAGATCGGTCAGGCGCTGCGCATGCCGTTCAGATGCCACCGCATGAGGAGACCGCCGAGGAAGCCGGCGGCGGTGAACACGACGGCACCGATCGCGCCGACGGATTCAATGACCGAAAAGCGCGTCATATAAGCAAGTCCGAAGACGGCCGCCGCCGCGGCCCCCCACAACAGGGGCTCCCAGCCGAACACACGCTTGGGCGTCGTCGCCGGCCTGGCAAACAGCCTCAGATCGCGAAACCGGTCGTATTCCCAGCAAAGCAGAAAGATCGAGGCGAGCAGCATCAGGCCCGTGATGTAGGGCGTGCCGGTGAAGTGCAGCGAAACGGTGATGATGAAGATGTTCAGGATGATCGGAAAATAGACGACCGCGCCGAGCGCCGTGGTGCGCGGGATCAAGAGCAGCAGCGCCGCCGTTACTTGCGCCAGACCGATGAAGCGATAATAGAATCCGGATTGGTAGAGCGCTTCGAAGAAATACCCGATCGGCGTGTCGGGTGAGATCGACGTGAACCGGTTGCCCAGCACTTTCGTGAGCCCCGACGGAAGAAAGGCGGCCGCCAGCAGGAGCCGGGATACCACGGCCAGACGCTGCCACACAGGATTTCGCGTAACGCGTGCGTGGAATCGGGCAATAAAATGGGTATCCTTAGCATCTTGTCCCGTAGTTTCGGATTCCATCGTCATCATATTGCGTACCTACCCCTATGTTTGTCGGTCATTATGCCGTCAGTATGGCGCTGAAAAGCAAGGATAAGAAGGCCTCGCTGGGTGTTCTGTTTCTTGCCGTACAGTTCGTCGATATCCTGTTCTTCCCGCTGGCGGTGTTTGGCGTCGAGCGGTTTCGTATCGAGGAGAACTATACCGCGGCATCCGATCTGGTTCTCGAGTACATGCCCTTCACCCACAGCCTCGCGGCGGCGCTGGTATGGGGCCTGATCGCCTTCGTGGTCTTCCGGCTGTACGCCGGCGGTCGCCGGCTGCCGGCCGTCATGGCGGTCGCGGTGGCCTCGCACTGGTTCCTCGATCTCATCGTCCACACCCCGGACCTGCCGCTGCTGTTCGACGACGGGCCGAAAGTCGGATTCGGTCTGTGGAATTACCCGGCGATCACGTTCGTACTGGAATCCGTACTGCTCGTCATCGGCCTGAGCATGTACATGCGCGCTACCCATGCCCGGACACGCATCGGGCAGTACGGCATGCCGGCGCTCGTCGTTGCGCTCGTCGTGATAAATGCCATCAACCTGTTCGGCGCGCCGCCCGACGAGACCATCCGCGCGCTGGCGGCCTCCGCGCTGATGCTCTATTTCGCCATCGCGACGCTCGCTTTCTGGCTGGACCGCCACCGGGGGTAGGGGCGTAAGGCGGTTCAAGGTCAAAGGTTCAGGGTTTAACGCGGGCCTCCTTGAACATCCTTCCTTGAGAAACTGTTGAGAAATAAAAAAGGGTTGTCTTCCTGAGCCCCCGGCGCTTGCGACGGGGTTGTCGAAAGCCCGCTCTCGCGAACGCGGGGGACCTCCCGAATCACTCGCGCAGGGCTCCCATGAGCGTCTCACGGTGGTTCGAGAGGTCTCCCCGCGTTCGCGCGGACGGGCATTCATCACGCCCACAGCAAGCGGAGAGCGGTTCAGGATGACGCGCCGAGAAGGATTTTTGAAAATCCCAACCGTTTCTCAGGATTTAATGCGGGCCTCCTTGAACATCCTTCCTTAAACGTCGAACATAGGGATTCACCAGAATCCCTCCTTTCGCCTCACACCCACACATCGTTCCGGGCCGTCCGGTCGCCGCCGGCGTCGCCCGTGTTCACCACGCCGCGCGGCTCGATGACGAGCACGTGGCATTCCTCGCGCGCGATGGGACGGTGCTCCACGCCACGCGGCACGACGTACATCTCACCCTCGTTCAGCGACACCTCGCCATCCCGGAACTGGATCACGAGCATCCCCTTCAGCACGATGAATGCCTCGTCGGTGTCCGCATGGCTGTGCCACACGAACTTGTCCCGCACTTTCACCAGCTTGAACTGATAGTCGTTGAGTTCGGCGACGACACGGGGTGACCAGAGCTCGTCGAATAGCAGGAGTTTGTCGGCGAAGTTGATGGGCTGGTAGGGCATCGAGGTCGTTCCGGTCTGCGTCTGGGCCGATGGCGGTTGATTCCGAGGACGCCGGCGCCTAGTTGGACGCCGGCACGGCGGGGCGGAAGGTCAGTACGCCGCGGTCGTACCGAAGCGTCAGGGTCTCATCGACGATCGAATAGGCATCGATGTGTTGCAGCGCCTCGCTGTAACGGCCTTCCACCTGCGCCGGATACGGCTGGCACGCGATCTCCGTCTGGGTCAGCTCCGTGAATTGGACCGATTCGCCATCGATCCGGGCG
Encoded proteins:
- a CDS encoding GNAT family N-acetyltransferase, with the translated sequence MRTHPVLETDRLLLRGFTRDDAADVERLAGSEAVARGTFLPYPYKASHAEAWIRHQEEDYLAGKLTNFAIVHRETSHLMGSIGLMIEPAYHHAQLGYWLGVTYWGMGYATEAAHAAVRYGFNDLGLNRIYAAHFSSNPASGKILVKIGMRHEGCQRQHYLRFNRFEDAELYGILKQEYAGF
- a CDS encoding DoxX family membrane protein — translated: MWQRLAVVSRLLLAAAFLPSGLTKVLGNRFTSISPDTPIGYFFEALYQSGFYYRFIGLAQVTAALLLLIPRTTALGAVVYFPIILNIFIITVSLHFTGTPYITGLMLLASIFLLCWEYDRFRDLRLFARPATTPKRVFGWEPLLWGAAAAAVFGLAYMTRFSVIESVGAIGAVVFTAAGFLGGLLMRWHLNGMRSA
- a CDS encoding cupin domain-containing protein, producing MPYQPINFADKLLLFDELWSPRVVAELNDYQFKLVKVRDKFVWHSHADTDEAFIVLKGMLVIQFRDGEVSLNEGEMYVVPRGVEHRPIAREECHVLVIEPRGVVNTGDAGGDRTARNDVWV